CCTATTGCAATTGGGCTATATGTTATCTTCTGAAAGGTATGATGGCATAACTCATATATATTTGTTTTGATCTTCTGGCCTCAATTTTTAGATTCAAGTGAAGTGCACTCTGAAGAAAATGGAGAGTCTACAGAAAAGAATACCAAAAGGATACTCAAGACGCCAGCCCAGATTATGGCTTTGGAGAAATTTTATAATGGTACTTGTTCTTATcctcaaatattttatttagtgcATTTACTGAGGTTAGTCATTATGTTCTTGAGAAGAAATTTTTTTGGGTTTTTCTCAGAGCACAATTATCCCACTGAGGAAATGAAATCTGAACTTGCAAAGCAGATAGGGTTGACAGAAAAACAAATATCTAGTTGGTTCTGCCACAGAAGGTTGAAAGACAAAAGATTATCAAAGGATGAAGCTCTTGACAAAAGATTGTCAAAGGATGAAACATTTGATAGAAGATTGTCAAAGGATGAAACATGTGCTATTGGCCGACAGGATCGATCCAGTGGTATTATTCAGGATCGTGGGAGTGGTTTATGGCAAGATTCTTGTGGCAGCACTAAACAAAGTGATTATAGGAAAGTTGATCTAAAGGAAGTTGAAAGTCAAAGACTTTATGGCCACAGTCTTTCTGCTGCTGATGTCACCTATGATCATACAAGTCGATACACAGGGAAAGTTAATGGCATGGATGATACATCCTCAGAAAGTAGCTCATCTTTGCAGGATAAGTTATTTTCTCAAAGTGAAGATCCTCATGATATGAAAACTTCTAGCTACATAACGCAGAATGGAGCTAGCAGACCATTAATTCCCAAGGGTGCCAATAACATGGGGTATAAGCCATCAGGCTATTTGAAAGTAAAGGGTGAAATTGAAAATGCTGCCATTACTGCTGTCAAAAGGCAATTGGGCAAACACTATAGGGAGGATGGTCCACCACTTGGTGTTGAATTCCAGCCGCTTCCTCCTGGAGCATTTTCATCCTCAAATAGGGATGCAGTCAATGGTATGTCATCACTTCAGGAGCATCTTTCTATCTACTTCCATGAAATTCGTGTAGCCAAAAGGAAGTATATAACTACTGAATTAAATTTTGTTTCTTAATttcatcttttaaatttttgattttctttgaatttttatttcttaagGAGTAATGCTGCTGATATAGGTATACTGATTAACTGTTTTTAGGCATTTGGTACTTGGTAGATAAGTAACTATACATATCACAAGGTGAGTAGAGAGACACATTGCTTAATGGAATGTTCCTAACATTGCCTTTCCAACAAAACTGTCTAAAAGAAGAGCAGTGTTGCATTGAAGGTTCATGCTAACATAACCTTTTATGGACATCTGGAAGTAGAAATCTAGTTAGCATCTTCCAAGTCCAAGCTCCAAAGTTTTATTCCAATTGCAAAAGCTTCcaattttcttcctttctttcttttttttttttaaaaaaaagcaatAGGGACAtttgatgatgaagaagattGATGATATGAATTCTGATTTGTCATTGAGATTCTGATCGTTGTGGCCAAACAGAGTCATTACTGCCAAAAATTCCCAAAAGTGGTTTTCAAAGGttttttttacctttttttttagaAGAAAATTTTCATCTTTTTTTCCTTCAACTGAATGCAAGAATATTGAGCAGGAATTGCTGTGTCTGGCAAATAAATGGTCCAGTTGTTCTATATCCATTTGAAGGTGTAAACTTACAATGTTATTTCTGGATTCTGAAGATAGGTTGGTTGTAATTTTGGGATGTTGATGGTATTTCTTCTATGGAAATATCTTAGCATCTTTGAAATCTAAATTGATGATTTTTTAGATATGTTACTGGATGCTCGATTTAAATATTTGGTTTCTTTTTAATGATCATTTTCTGCTACTCCTTGTTGAAGTATTGGACAttgctttattttttatctttcctCATGATTTTGTATAACTCAGTATAAATACTTTTAGCTTATCTTTTTATATCTAATTTCTCTCTCTTAACTATCCTTGGGAGTAGCCTACTGTGTTGGAAATCTTGCTAGAATTCATTCTCCTGAAGTTTCTGGAGTTCATAAGCAATCCAGTATCATCGGTGTAAgtggatttcttttttttttttccttttaatgtCTTCAGTGATCCTTTGGAAATTGAACTGTTTGTGTCAATAATGAGCATGCAAGGTTATAACATCTCAGAAGGTGCAAAAAGATGGGGGTGACTAAGCAAAATACCAATTATATCTAACAATCATAAGAAGAAACATAAGAAGAAACTGATTTGAATCAACATGTTGAATCATCGGTTTGGAATAGGGGTAATATGCCCGGCCTTAGGCACTCCTCCCATTTTGGGGTGCGCTAAACCTGATCCAAATTAACAAAGTATCAGAGCTTTCCACTAATATTAGACCTCGCATAAATATTTCACACTCCACTCTAATCATATTTCACACTCCACTCTAATCTAGTGCATGTGCTGAATTTCCTACGTCGGTTTGGAATAGAGTAATGTACCACTTAAGT
This is a stretch of genomic DNA from Manihot esculenta cultivar AM560-2 chromosome 2, M.esculenta_v8, whole genome shotgun sequence. It encodes these proteins:
- the LOC110609311 gene encoding homeobox-DDT domain protein RLT1 isoform X3, with protein sequence MEDSSEVHSEENGESTEKNTKRILKTPAQIMALEKFYNEHNYPTEEMKSELAKQIGLTEKQISSWFCHRRLKDKRLSKDEALDKRLSKDETFDRRLSKDETCAIGRQDRSSGIIQDRGSGLWQDSCGSTKQSDYRKVDLKEVESQRLYGHSLSAADVTYDHTSRYTGKVNGMDDTSSESSSSLQDKLFSQSEDPHDMKTSSYITQNGASRPLIPKGANNMGYKPSGYLKVKGEIENAAITAVKRQLGKHYREDGPPLGVEFQPLPPGAFSSSNRDAVNGVAYCVGNLARIHSPEVSGVHKQSSIIGRHGIYSSKVSSQDSYMKEPNCNLKYASDSHEKKSHHRLKKKASSCNFSNSTPGGKSAMDKCDDLAAEISVHSSKRNYKLNSKHAVEAIRPDTVSNDHHPDGGKVISEQTEHWLHDYGNGSPNVVQNNDYMSKSSNLIPGSSKSLDTQERVLYTRMAKEKLCGEMKGTKEYQDTVRVSKRFRSEFFQQDYVTKAAFPNVPRNTSNKGSAMERPSSFSEDETAETNSSVD
- the LOC110609311 gene encoding homeobox-DDT domain protein RLT1 isoform X4, with the translated sequence MEDSSEVHSEENGESTEKNTKRILKTPAQIMALEKFYNEHNYPTEEMKSELAKQIGLTEKQISSWFCHRRLKDKRLSKDEALDKRLSKDETFDRRLSKDETCAIGRQDRSSGIIQDRGSGLWQDSCGSTKQSDYRKVDLKEVESQRLYGHSLSAADVTYDHTSRYTGKVNGMDDTSSESSSSLQDKLFSQSEDPHDMKTSSYITQNGASRPLIPKGANNMGYKPSGYLKVKGEIENAAITAVKRQLGKHYREDGPPLGVEFQPLPPGAFSSSNRDAVNGVAYCVGNLARIHSPEVSGVHKQSSIIGRHGIYSSKVSSQDSYMKEPNCNLKYASDSHEKKSHHRLKKKASSCNFSNSTPGGKSAMDKCDDLAAEISVHSSKRNYKLNSKHAVEAIRPDTVSNDHHPDGGKVISEQTEHWLHDYGNGSPNVVQNNDYMSKSSNLIPGSSKSLDTQERVLYTRMAKEKLCGEMKGTKEYQDTVRVSKRFRSEFFQQDYVTKAAFPNVPRNTSNKGCSSSHGEVLLLFC
- the LOC110609311 gene encoding homeobox-DDT domain protein RLT1 isoform X5; this encodes MALEKFYNEHNYPTEEMKSELAKQIGLTEKQISSWFCHRRLKDKRLSKDEALDKRLSKDETFDRRLSKDETCAIGRQDRSSGIIQDRGSGLWQDSCGSTKQSDYRKVDLKEVESQRLYGHSLSAADVTYDHTSRYTGKVNGMDDTSSESSSSLQDKLFSQSEDPHDMKTSSYITQNGASRPLIPKGANNMGYKPSGYLKVKGEIENAAITAVKRQLGKHYREDGPPLGVEFQPLPPGAFSSSNRDAVNGVAYCVGNLARIHSPEVSGVHKQSSIIGRHGIYSSKVSSQDSYMKEPNCNLKYASDSHEKKSHHRLKKKASSCNFSNSTPGGKSAMDKCDDLAAEISVHSSKRNYKLNSKHAVEAIRPDTVSNDHHPDGGKVISEQTEHWLHDYGNGSPNVVQNNDYMSKSSNLIPGSSKSLDTQERVLYTRMAKEKLCGEMKGTKEYQDTVRVSKRFRSEFFQQDYVTKAAFPNVPRNTSNKGFVQTSALPYINALFFMCHCAWTCAYMAILPVNL
- the LOC110609311 gene encoding homeobox-DDT domain protein RLT1 isoform X2 → MEDSSEVHSEENGESTEKNTKRILKTPAQIMALEKFYNEHNYPTEEMKSELAKQIGLTEKQISSWFCHRRLKDKRLSKDEALDKRLSKDETFDRRLSKDETCAIGRQDRSSGIIQDRGSGLWQDSCGSTKQSDYRKVDLKEVESQRLYGHSLSAADVTYDHTSRYTGKVNGMDDTSSESSSSLQDKLFSQSEDPHDMKTSSYITQNGASRPLIPKGANNMGYKPSGYLKVKGEIENAAITAVKRQLGKHYREDGPPLGVEFQPLPPGAFSSSNRDAVNAYCVGNLARIHSPEVSGVHKQSSIIGRHGIYSSKVSSQDSYMKEPNCNLKYASDSHEKKSHHRLKKKASSCNFSNSTPGGKSAMDKCDDLAAEISVHSSKRNYKLNSKHAVEAIRPDTVSNDHHPDGGKVISEQTEHWLHDYGNGSPNVVQNNDYMSKSSNLIPGSSKSLDTQERVLYTRMAKEKLCGEMKGTKEYQDTVRVSKRFRSEFFQQDYVTKAAFPNVPRNTSNKGFVQTSALPYINALFFMCHCAWTCAYMAILPVNL
- the LOC110609311 gene encoding homeobox-DDT domain protein RLT1 isoform X1 → MEDSSEVHSEENGESTEKNTKRILKTPAQIMALEKFYNEHNYPTEEMKSELAKQIGLTEKQISSWFCHRRLKDKRLSKDEALDKRLSKDETFDRRLSKDETCAIGRQDRSSGIIQDRGSGLWQDSCGSTKQSDYRKVDLKEVESQRLYGHSLSAADVTYDHTSRYTGKVNGMDDTSSESSSSLQDKLFSQSEDPHDMKTSSYITQNGASRPLIPKGANNMGYKPSGYLKVKGEIENAAITAVKRQLGKHYREDGPPLGVEFQPLPPGAFSSSNRDAVNGVAYCVGNLARIHSPEVSGVHKQSSIIGRHGIYSSKVSSQDSYMKEPNCNLKYASDSHEKKSHHRLKKKASSCNFSNSTPGGKSAMDKCDDLAAEISVHSSKRNYKLNSKHAVEAIRPDTVSNDHHPDGGKVISEQTEHWLHDYGNGSPNVVQNNDYMSKSSNLIPGSSKSLDTQERVLYTRMAKEKLCGEMKGTKEYQDTVRVSKRFRSEFFQQDYVTKAAFPNVPRNTSNKGFVQTSALPYINALFFMCHCAWTCAYMAILPVNL